The Littorina saxatilis isolate snail1 linkage group LG1, US_GU_Lsax_2.0, whole genome shotgun sequence nucleotide sequence TGAATTAATTCCCCACAAAAATTCTCATTCTCCACATTAAggagtcagggtgttgatttttgttatGTTTCCAAGCGGAGGGAagttcttattccatgtaaaagcctggccaaatctgagatggtgggtGAACTGTGTCCACCggaaggactgtgtctttaatACAAAACAGTATAGTATAATACAATACAGCACAGTGGAATACAGTGTGAAGTGTTCAACTTTTGAACACTCTGTTTGTAACcggttgtgaacactgtgtgacgTACTATATATTTCTACTAGCAAAGGTGGCAGACGTTGTTACGATATTCAGTGTTTACAATGTTTGCTACTTTTGCTAGTATAAATACATAGTATCTCATACAGTGTTCGCAATcggttacaaaaagtgtgttcaaaagtggtgtAGTACTATACAAAATTGAATACGGAAAGAAGGGTGTCTGTTGTCTAGTCTTTTGTGCAGACTACACTTCTCATCCCACGTTTTTCATCCGCTCAACAGTATGTTTTGTCTATGTTCATTATCTGACATGCAGGACTAGACAATGTTATCGCCGGAAAGCAGCTACTTCTGTCTGTGGCAACGTACAGAtgcaaggcccccaaaaaatgTTGTTACCGATGACAACGCGAAACAAAttaggttttgtttgtttattttgtttttgttttgtttttattgtacgGAAGTTCGTTTGTttcgggtttgtttgtgtgtgggttttttaattTACACAGGCTCAAAAGATGTTATCGGAAATGCAGTGTTTTCCTCAAACGCTGTTCCTAAGAAGAGCAATTTTTTGGGACGAGTGTTCCAGAATAGCTCCAAAAGATGCTATCAGAAAGCAGAGTTTTGCATTCACGGCGTACATGCCCTATTCCTCTGGATTCCTGGGGGAACATAGCACTGTGCAACGGCGAACACACGAAGAAAcattaaaggaaaagtccaaggtttagggtcacttttgatatgttgaccctcttaattcatcaaccacaaatgcgtgtgtaaaaatgaacacagaaatccaaaaagtatactttgactcgtttttggttgttctgaatcgttccatcgcgcgcgcagtcttggctcatgaccttgtgcacatacgtgtgctacgtcacgagccttgaacaacaaacatggccggctcaagcagtgaggaagacaagtggaatacggaccggttttcagccagcctgaggtttttagcgtgcccgtttgagcctcttcgtcgtcaaaatgctggcgaggccacaaggaactgcttgaaacagagccagcataagcggcaatacgaaatggtatgtgattctctttgttgtgatgttgacacACTAGTCCGTAGTCGCTACCTCTTGCATGCTAGATCGAAgtcaggtgtgtttttcacagatcagttgatgttcttccacagatctgtaagcatgtaaagattatggatttatgctattattttaggcatctggtgttgtttattttcctatCTTTAATCAAGGATTTCGTCCTTGAACTGCCCAGTTTAGAATAAATGCTTCCACGGTGATGTTCACACGCGACTATCCTTATTTTCTCTTGGAATTCTGAGTAATTATTCAGTCACACAACGAAACATGTAGACAGCAAGTTAACATTGCGCAAAGCCTGTTTCTTGCGGACAAAACTGTAATTATCCTGGTATTTTTATTTGCGACAGTAAGACACTACATGACAtcgacaccactaaacagtgaaacttttttgaaatggcggtgggctgctttcatgtgctaatactaatagtgatcctgacatttttcttgcgaaacggtcaaagggaagtaataaatgaatttagttttttttaaacgagcacacgtgatttccgatctcaaactagatctgaaatcataagattttctgagcagtggcgaaacgctgatggcgtgatatcgcaagccgttttggaagcaaataagcactgtcagtgtcagacaAGCAGTTCAAACTTTTTGATTATTGATTTTTAGGAGGACGCAATATCAGACagtcacactacaaaaagacaatgcgttagtgcatagatcggtattctcaaacgtcacgaacagacagtacgttgctactatatattttactgtattaacaaaacctcacagtcccattaaaaatgtgtggtgtgtgccgaaaagcaaccatatgagattcagtcagtgggaccctgaatctacctggggtaaaatcgggttattgactctcattgcatgaatttttaaactgaatatatacatgtactactgttcgtgttgtttttgtgatccacTGCAATTTCTGTGTATACGTTAGAATCTCAAGGTATTATTTGAATGGGGCATACAGATGATGTATTTTGCCATGATCACAGAGTGATACGTGTATTTTGCTTTtcaggtgtcagtgcagaaactccaagagggaacgaaattcaaatatctggaaaacctggatgaggagatggacagcctaacagcacatcctcctatgtttgctcggacatctactaccttcaaactgcatactatgcgtacacacaggaatatggacgactcaacattgatcaaaatgggtaagtaacacaacacaaacaaatgatttccattatgatagatttattcatctgaaagtaaaattgacaacagagtgtacaatttgttttcaaatacgaaaatatcacattgggttaaaaaaaaactaaaaaaacccATCATATATCATAATCATTAaaactattctttatttctaaacgcatacatatcagcatagtttattcatgtagacatcctcatttcggttcccagtctatctgaaatcaaGGTAAGATATGCCAGAAAGAATAGCGATCACACAGTGCTTCAGCATGAATGTGAAAACCTGCTCtacgtcacatagacacagcGTGTCTAATGATTCTATCCACCCTCTCCAAACAAATACGTACACGTTTTCTCTGGTACGAATGTCTTAAAAGCTCAAACtaagctgctgttttattctgtcttgctttgcaggaaatacaggcacgtcgcttacccataacaggcagctggtgcgctagcgagtggggtttctcggcagaagcatcagagtaccattaccaacctgtgcagtcaaaacaatcagaGATACTTTTCCAAACGgatgaagagtggggttcaaactccctgagctacagaaggctgaaatatacttttacaaatcgtgtgactgtgttgaacTAGTATCTTTGGTTGAACAGATTCCTGCATGGTTTGAAGATGATACTGAGTTGTCACGTGGTCCGGTACATGGTTCACattctgcaacattttgttccagactttttccactgttggtgtactccagcatcaggtagtcagtccatgagccggtcagcatagcttgtgtccagtattgtccgtttgcctgttgcctgaaacatggtttttgggaagtaactaacgatctctgcacacattttaacatgtgaataagaacagaaaagtttgtcaaaagtatacATAGTTTAATTTACATTTACTTCAAGAccagactttcttctcgttcattatttcttcataaagattctggaaattaacaaaatgtttccccctatcaaggcctcctaacttttttttaaatgcaggtcggtttgttgtcatctgtgcatTACTACCTCTTGCCACCCGTGCGGTCATTGCCACCAGGTATCTCAACAATCAAACCGTCTATACAGGCTTAAAGGCACATCCTTTTTCAAAAACAGGATTGCTCACTACACAGATCTGCGaagacttttacatagaaaaaaaatctcttgacttgaacatataccaggaataaacatcctgactggtttttggagctggattttttagggaatgttttacacgtgtggcgtttaagaaattaattcataaaattctacattcgcaaagagagtacccatacagagtgttcagttctggtatttttcaaaacggaaggatggccatatcccatgtaaaagcctggtaagatttgagattttgaacccaatcgtttacacgggaagggctgtCCATTTAGGAGGAGGCATCCATGCCTGGGTGAGAAATACACTGATAACACAGAAAAAGCACGAGTTTAACCTGCATATTCACAAAACTGGTTCATTGGCCCGGCAAAGGGAACACATGTTAGTTATGTTAAGAGAACATCACGAAGACCTAATTATTAAATTAAAGCCTTTCTGCACGAATGTACATCTTCTATGAATTATATTCTAAAAGTAAAAAGCCATATGTCTAattcattccacacacaaaatccagctccaagaagcagtgaggctgttgattattggtatgtgttcaagtcgacagatgattttacctgtgtaaactgagccttggcagatctgatatagtgagcaaagacctgcatttttttaaacgtgttcagaggccttgaaatggttaaacattttgtttatttcaagtagtctttatgaagaaaaaaataacaataaggaaggcaaatgggttgaaatgcaaattagattccttttgacgaactttttatgttcttcttcacgtgttacattatgcgtacgttgatcgcaagatattttcgaaaaaattcatagataagccaatctgcaaacggacaaaaattcacaatatttatgaagccaataaatttgactcaagaacaaagcttatgtgtttgaggtgatgtgcatgggtatgaatgatgaatgttgaatgagtccgtcaaagataccctccatgtcgcctcacagtggaacctaccattaaaattataccaccttaaattaccttgctctttcaaatgtactgcttaaacttcttgaacatgcaactcttgctgtctaccataaagaccatcaggtcaacaacatactcgtgaatgttttgttttggtctataattaaacatttcagaaaataccctttttttatatttttttattcggaagcatactgactttatttgaaactacttcgacagatatagttttgcaggttgacgggaggtgagttacgaacgaaattcaatccatatgtcgctcagcacagaaagcataaacgattaacatgagtagaaatgaacttgtacttgttttcataatgtattatttggatggtatctgtcaaagacactttctcgttttttgcaaagctagaataaggcactaattttcaaaacaaaacaaaaatcttacgatgaatggcacgctggttttctcctgtggtgATTCTGGACGGTAGGAACAGGACTGGTCAACAGTTGCGTTGTGATCACGGAGAACCGGGAAATCTGGAATGGTCTCAGTGTCTAGTGACCTGTTCTGACCAGTGGCCGTGAGTGATGATGAAAGgtctggaagtaaaagaagagagaaaatgagcgtgagtataaatcaattcgaaagtatgcttctgatctatacagtacactgaacatttagacaccctctggaagtcgtctggatgtgtatccatgttgtagcaattagactggttttgcgtctctcagtcaatgcagaaagattaattccctgcacaattcgtaatcttcttgtctctagcatgcaggtgtctgtttaccttaccggttgcacatccaccaaaagtttagatctggtaaaaatagcattaaaccaTGATTCCAGCAAACGCTGCCAATTTCATGAATTGATATCAGGGGATAGTTTGCGACTGAATAGAATAGATAACGTGACACACGCATTGTCTTACGTGTCCACAACCCTGACTACTTTTTACTCTTGCTCTATTCGCtgcgcagcaaaacaatgtttacgtgtatgtgttctgcgcgaacttagaatccggtttcattctagaatggaccgggtccaggttggaattctaaccctgcgcaagtacaggggtgccattctagaatgaaacccttgttgctggtccattctagaatcggccgtgcgcaaggttggaatttgggtccaagttggaatagtcatttcagttagactatcacacagccaaagccacaaatgtggattttctgtttgtttttgtttttttgtgtgtttggttggggtttttttccggttttttttacactttactcaaagacatcgtgaattgggattgtgatgttctgaaagtgattacgattttgagagacactcagcactgatcgctacgaacggaaatttccggactgacagtgttttgctgatctcgcttgtaacttttaatcttattcatatacatgaagttggtcttctgagttatgaagatataatgtcaacgttttttaaacctgtgacaacagctctataactcactctgtccttctgttggtctgtctgtcggttagtcggtctgaccgtctgtctgtctgtctgtcaaaaaaattgtcaaaaaaccggacatttccgagagggagacagcgctgacattgcaagcggccgcaaccggctctcatcacaaaaacaactgccctgcaaacaataccgccctggtagtcccccttgctatggtctgcctttgtttattgcttactcaggagtgtcaactttcttgacatgacatcgcaagatcgccaaaggattttttcaggggtagacaaatcagccccattttatcaaagggaaggtgcaggtggagataattcaagggaagacaactctgtcttacctacaaacattacggccccctttattcaagggtttcattctagaatggcacccctgtacttgcgcagggttagaattccaacctggacccggtccattctagaatgaaaccggattctaagttcgcgcagaacatatgcatgaaaataaaagcatgtactctgaccttcaacgcattccttcttgtgagatAATCCGCTGTTCGTATGTCGCCTCGGAGTTTCGATGGCTCGTCGACTGTACCAGCCTCGCGTAATACTGCCCTCTCCGGACTTTTATGAAGGGAAGACACTGCCGgtggtcaaaacatttgtttcagggatgaaacgccaacttttgtgctgcagaaaaatggcgaaatctgtgtccagaaagtgcccgacactttgaaatctgcacgcttgtgctgcacacatctcttccatttccacaagagACTCAGAGTTTTGTGAGGGAAAGTGTGCTATGAAATGCCTAGGGACATTGACGAGTTGTTGCAGTCTGCGGCTGCCCTCCACCGAGGCATTCTTTTCGGGCATACAGTggtgacttttctgtgtgaaaatcaagctggtactagtggtagaatcaacacaataacttgtgacgtcacagtgtacCGACGTCACAGTGTACCAAAAATCACGTGACCACTACTTGACCCCAGGcgacttgtcttggttagccccgcaacactaaatctgcaactacaacaacaacaaatttttttcaaattttaaaatatttttccagagatgtttgtaacatttggcattcgattttcaagtttttggggatatttaaaaaccttggacttttccaaACAAAAAGGCATCAAAGGAGAAAATGTCAAAGAGAAAATAGGAGCAACTAATGTGATTCTCTTCCTTTGTGCAATATCACAGCCAGGGTAAAATTCCAAACAGCTTTGACGTGGAGACGGAAGTCAGGTTTGAAGAAAGAGTAAATCTATAAAGCGTCTGGAAGTGTCTTGTGAAGGTCCGAAGGCGGCGATTCAAACGTTCGAAagcttcttcttgttcttctttatgTTTCACCGTAGGTGGCAGGGggaaatgttattttgaagtagtCTGCGAGGATGTAACTTAGACAAAGGAAAGACGCATGAATGAGGAAACAGAAGCTTTCTAACCTTTTCTTCTATTGTGCAAAATCGCAAGAGGGAagagatttttgtttgtttgcttaacacccagccgaccacgaaggactgggtggccgagtggtaacgcgcttgcgctcggaagcgagaggttgcgtgttcgatcctgggtcaggccgcaattttctcccccctttcctaacctaggtggtgggttcaagtgctagtctttcggatgagacgaaaaaccgaggtcccttcgtgttcactacattggggtgtgcacgttaaagatcccacgattgacaaaagggtctttcctggcaaaattgtatgggcataaataaaaatgtccaccaaatacccgtttgacttggaataataggccgtgaaaggtgaaggctcgcctaacaggcttgaggtttgctggtcgatgtgaatgcgttatatattgtgtgtaaaaaatgtctgtttgtctgtctgtctgtaaaaaattccatttcaaacggcagaaattaatatgtaaagcgcggagagcacagttaattgtggttcgcgctatataagctcttcatcataataataatatcagGGCGGGGGAAAGAGATGCAGATTTGAAGTCAATAGTTTAACAGTGAGTATTGTGCAAACGTTAACTGAATAAAAGAATTGAGATAAGAGGCATTGTCGGGCTTTGCTCCTCTGATTTCGAAGTGAGCCCAACCCTCCGAGCCAGGCTCCTTGACATTGACGTTGCATTTCTGCTCGTGTTAAACATCTTCACAACTAAAGATCCGTCCAGGCTTTCAAAGGGAACGAGAGCATCAGTACACTTGGGCACATACAAAAAATCAATAGATTGGCTCCATTCTGTACAGAG carries:
- the LOC138968747 gene encoding uncharacterized protein is translated as MAGSSSEEDKWNTDRFSASLRFLACPFEPLRRQNAGEATRNCLKQSQHKRQYEMVSVQKLQEGTKFKYLENLDEEMDSLTAHPPMFARTSTTFKLHTMRTHRNMDDSTLIKMGNTGTSLTHNRQLVR